The proteins below are encoded in one region of Pseudoduganella armeniaca:
- the pcnB gene encoding polynucleotide adenylyltransferase PcnB, whose amino-acid sequence MIKKFIRKILGVKEARNTDEPEILGPEQHGIDPKMVSANAVRVTSTLQEAGFEAFVVGGAVRDLLLGVKPKDFDVATNATPEQVKRLFRRAFIIGRRFQIVHVMFGQDLLEVTTFRGTATANAPKDEHGRVLRDNTFGTQAEDAERRDFTINAMYYNPANQQVLDYHGGMKDIRARTLRIIGQPEARYREDPVRMLRVVRFAAKLKFDIEPTTAAPIAVMAPLINNVPAARVFDEMLKLLMSGHALACLQQLRKEGLHHGLLPLLDVVLEQPLGFKFVTLALDSTDRRIAAGKTVSPGFLFASLLWHQVLEKWNAYQAAGEFPIPALHLAADEVLDSQTEKLALQRKIGSDMRDIWSMQPRFERRNGKNPYKLLEHPRFRAGYDFLLLRCASGEIELELGDWWTAFYEADEVTRAELVSSASGTAAKRKRPPRRGQRHKDGEEAGHDEYEGQAQVQADASDDDADEPDDNFGGEAAPAPRKRRRGPRRRKPQGEGAPAGDVPQGSGE is encoded by the coding sequence ATGATTAAGAAATTCATCCGCAAGATCCTGGGCGTCAAGGAAGCCCGCAACACCGACGAACCCGAAATCCTGGGACCGGAGCAGCACGGCATCGACCCGAAAATGGTGTCGGCCAACGCCGTCCGCGTCACCTCGACCTTGCAGGAAGCCGGCTTCGAGGCCTTCGTGGTGGGCGGCGCCGTGCGCGACCTGCTACTGGGCGTGAAGCCGAAGGACTTCGACGTGGCCACCAACGCCACGCCCGAGCAGGTCAAGCGCCTGTTCCGGCGCGCCTTCATCATCGGCCGCCGCTTCCAGATCGTGCACGTGATGTTCGGCCAGGACCTGCTGGAAGTGACCACCTTCCGCGGCACCGCCACCGCCAACGCGCCGAAGGACGAGCATGGCCGCGTGCTGCGCGATAACACCTTCGGCACCCAGGCCGAGGATGCCGAGCGGCGCGACTTCACCATCAACGCGATGTACTACAACCCCGCCAACCAGCAGGTGCTGGACTACCACGGCGGCATGAAGGACATCCGCGCGCGCACCTTGCGCATCATCGGCCAGCCGGAAGCGCGCTACCGCGAGGACCCGGTGCGCATGCTGCGCGTGGTGCGCTTCGCCGCCAAGCTCAAATTCGACATCGAGCCGACGACGGCCGCGCCGATCGCCGTGATGGCGCCGCTGATCAACAACGTGCCGGCCGCGCGCGTGTTCGACGAGATGCTGAAACTCCTGATGAGCGGCCATGCGCTGGCCTGCCTGCAGCAACTGCGCAAGGAAGGCCTGCACCACGGCCTGCTGCCGCTGCTGGACGTGGTGCTGGAGCAGCCGCTGGGCTTCAAGTTCGTCACCCTGGCGCTGGACTCGACCGACCGCCGCATCGCGGCCGGCAAGACTGTCTCGCCTGGATTCCTGTTCGCGTCGCTCTTGTGGCACCAGGTGCTGGAAAAGTGGAACGCCTACCAGGCCGCGGGTGAATTCCCGATTCCGGCGCTGCACCTGGCGGCCGACGAGGTGCTGGACTCGCAGACGGAAAAGCTGGCCCTGCAACGCAAGATCGGTTCGGACATGCGCGACATCTGGTCGATGCAGCCGCGCTTCGAGCGCCGCAACGGCAAGAACCCATACAAGCTGCTGGAACACCCGCGCTTCCGCGCCGGCTACGACTTCCTGCTGCTGCGCTGCGCTTCCGGCGAGATCGAGTTGGAGCTGGGCGACTGGTGGACCGCGTTCTACGAGGCGGACGAGGTCACGCGCGCCGAGCTGGTTTCCAGCGCTTCCGGCACCGCCGCCAAGCGCAAGCGCCCGCCGCGCCGTGGCCAGCGCCACAAGGACGGTGAAGAGGCCGGGCACGACGAATACGAAGGCCAGGCCCAGGTCCAGGCCGATGCATCGGACGACGACGCCGACGAGCCCGACGACAACTTCGGCGGCGAAGCGGCGCCGGCGCCGCGCAAGCGCCGCCGTGGCCCGCGCCGCCGCAAGCCGCAAGGCGAAGGCGCCCCGGCCGGCGACGTGCCGCAGGGTTCCGGCGAGTGA
- a CDS encoding HAD family hydrolase, with the protein MNLALFDLDHTLLPIDSDYEWGQFLCRVGAVDAAEFARRNDAFFAQYQAATLDPVEYLEFALGTLAAFEPERLAALQQQFMAEVIEPNIRPAARALLQKHLDAGDLVAIVTATNHFVTAPIAKAFGVEHLIAAMPEVVDGRITGRLHGTPTQGHGKIAHTKAWLEGMGKALDHFDAVYFYSDSHNDLPLLSIVSHPVATNPNAALKTHATAQGWPLLHLFND; encoded by the coding sequence ATGAACCTGGCCTTGTTCGACCTCGACCACACACTGCTGCCCATCGACTCCGACTACGAGTGGGGCCAGTTCCTGTGCCGGGTGGGCGCCGTCGATGCCGCCGAGTTCGCGCGCCGCAACGATGCCTTCTTTGCCCAGTACCAGGCCGCCACACTGGACCCGGTCGAGTACCTGGAGTTCGCATTGGGCACGCTGGCCGCGTTCGAGCCGGAGCGCCTGGCCGCGTTGCAGCAGCAGTTCATGGCCGAGGTGATCGAGCCGAACATCCGCCCGGCCGCGCGCGCCCTGCTGCAAAAGCACCTGGACGCGGGCGACCTGGTGGCGATCGTCACGGCGACGAATCACTTCGTCACCGCGCCCATCGCCAAGGCGTTCGGCGTCGAGCACCTGATCGCGGCGATGCCGGAAGTCGTCGACGGCCGCATCACCGGCCGCCTGCACGGCACGCCCACGCAGGGCCACGGCAAGATCGCCCATACCAAGGCCTGGCTGGAAGGGATGGGCAAGGCGCTCGATCACTTCGACGCCGTGTACTTCTACAGCGATTCGCACAACGACCTGCCGCTGCTGTCGATCGTCTCGCACCCCGTAGCGACCAACCCCAACGCCGCGCTCAAGACTCACGCTACCGCACAAGGCTGGCCTTTACTCCATCTATTCAATGATTAA
- the hda gene encoding DnaA regulatory inactivator Hda: MKQLVLDLGAEPVHTLESFEVGRNAEAAALMRQFAARTSREHFAYLWGEIGAGKSHLLKALAATERARYISPFSIESEFVYSPEIDLYLLDDCEKLSPVAQIDAFALFNEIRANGAFMVCSGAVPPAVLPVREDLRTRMGWGLIYQLHGLTDDEKVAALSQAAASRGLTLSPGVLPYLLSHFQRDMRSLSSMLDSLDQYSLETQRPITLPLLREWLQAEAKD; the protein is encoded by the coding sequence ATGAAACAGCTGGTGCTGGACCTGGGCGCCGAGCCGGTGCACACCCTCGAATCGTTCGAGGTGGGCCGCAATGCCGAAGCGGCGGCCCTGATGCGCCAGTTCGCCGCGCGCACGTCGCGCGAGCATTTCGCCTACCTGTGGGGCGAGATCGGCGCCGGCAAGTCGCACCTGCTCAAAGCCCTGGCTGCCACCGAGCGTGCGCGCTACATCTCGCCGTTCTCGATCGAGTCCGAATTCGTCTATTCGCCCGAGATCGACCTGTACTTGCTGGACGACTGCGAGAAGCTCTCGCCCGTCGCGCAGATCGACGCCTTCGCGCTGTTCAACGAAATCCGCGCCAACGGCGCCTTCATGGTGTGCAGCGGCGCCGTGCCGCCGGCCGTGCTGCCGGTACGCGAGGACCTGCGCACGCGGATGGGCTGGGGCCTGATCTACCAGCTGCACGGCCTGACGGACGACGAGAAGGTGGCCGCGCTGTCGCAGGCCGCGGCCAGTCGTGGGCTGACGCTGTCGCCCGGCGTGTTACCCTATTTGCTGTCGCACTTCCAGCGCGACATGCGCTCGCTGTCCTCGATGCTGGACTCGCTGGACCAATATTCCCTTGAAACCCAACGCCCGATCACCCTGCCGCTGCTGCGCGAGTGGCTGCAGGCCGAGGCGAAAGACTGA
- the purM gene encoding phosphoribosylformylglycinamidine cyclo-ligase — MSQPSNVSLSYRDAGVDIDAGDALVEAIKPFAKRTLREGVMGGIGGFGALFEISKKYKEPVLVSGTDGVGTKLKLAFELNRHDTVGIDLVAMSVNDILVQGAEPLFFLDYFACGKLDVPTATDVIKGIAQGCEQAGCALIGGETAEMPSMYPAGEYDLAGFAVGAVEKSKLIDGTKIAPGDVVLGLASSGAHSNGYSLVRKIIEVAKPDLEADFHGRKLADVLMAPTRIYVKPLLALMESMEVKGLVHITGGGLVENIPRVLQEHLTAELDGKSWTMPPLFQWLQQRGGVADAEMHRVFNCGIGMTVIVSAENADAAIAQLTAAGETVSRIGTIRARKEGEHQTIVV, encoded by the coding sequence ATGAGCCAACCTTCGAATGTATCCCTGTCCTACCGTGACGCCGGCGTCGATATCGACGCGGGCGATGCCTTAGTTGAAGCGATCAAGCCGTTTGCCAAGCGTACCCTGCGCGAAGGCGTGATGGGTGGCATCGGCGGCTTCGGCGCGCTGTTCGAGATCAGCAAGAAGTACAAGGAGCCCGTGCTGGTGTCGGGCACGGACGGCGTGGGCACGAAGCTGAAGCTGGCGTTCGAACTGAACCGCCACGACACGGTCGGCATCGACCTGGTGGCCATGAGCGTCAACGACATCCTGGTGCAGGGCGCCGAGCCGCTGTTCTTCCTCGACTATTTCGCTTGCGGCAAGCTGGACGTGCCGACGGCGACCGATGTCATCAAGGGCATCGCGCAAGGCTGCGAGCAGGCCGGCTGCGCGCTGATCGGCGGTGAAACGGCCGAGATGCCGAGCATGTACCCGGCCGGCGAATACGACCTGGCCGGCTTCGCCGTCGGCGCCGTGGAAAAATCGAAGCTGATCGACGGCACCAAGATCGCCCCGGGCGACGTGGTATTGGGCCTGGCTTCGTCGGGCGCGCACTCGAACGGCTATTCGCTGGTGCGCAAGATCATCGAAGTGGCCAAGCCGGACCTGGAAGCGGACTTCCACGGCCGCAAGCTGGCCGACGTGCTGATGGCGCCGACCCGCATCTACGTCAAGCCGCTGCTGGCGCTGATGGAGTCGATGGAAGTGAAGGGCCTGGTGCACATCACGGGCGGCGGCCTGGTGGAAAACATACCGCGCGTGCTGCAGGAACACCTGACGGCGGAACTGGACGGCAAGTCCTGGACGATGCCGCCGCTGTTCCAGTGGCTGCAGCAGCGCGGCGGCGTGGCCGATGCGGAAATGCACCGCGTCTTCAACTGCGGCATCGGCATGACGGTGATCGTCTCGGCCGAGAACGCGGATGCGGCCATCGCCCAGCTGACGGCGGCCGGCGAGACCGTCTCGCGCATCGGCACGATCCGTGCACGCAAGGAAGGCGAGCACCAGACGATCGTCGTCTGA
- a CDS encoding 6-phosphofructokinase, translating into MGSGRILVAQGGGPTAVINQSLVGVTLEARRFRDVTRVYGALHGVRGIVDEEFVDLTQETSHNLELVAGTPSSALGSTRDKPDEKYCAEIFNVLRAHEIEHFFYIGGNDSSDTVRIVSEQARAAGYPLRAIHIPKTIDNDLVGSDHTPGFPSAARFVAQAFAGANLDNASLPGVYVGVVMGRHAGFLTAASALGKKFPDDGPHLIYLPERVFELERFLADVKATYERFGRCVIAVSEGIHDASGAPIATLLAKEVEQDAHGNVQLSGTGALADLLCDAIKARLGIRRVRGDTFGYLQRSFIGCVSDVDQREAREVGEKAVQFALWGQADGSVAIRRTGFYSADYALLPLADVAGKTRTMEDEFIAASGTDVTDAFRLYLRPLLGSGMPDAFRLRPAPVAKILKR; encoded by the coding sequence ATGGGCTCTGGCAGGATTCTGGTGGCACAGGGAGGCGGGCCGACCGCCGTCATCAACCAGTCGCTGGTCGGCGTCACGCTGGAGGCGCGGCGTTTTCGCGACGTCACGCGCGTATACGGTGCGCTGCATGGCGTGCGCGGCATCGTCGACGAGGAGTTCGTCGACCTGACGCAGGAAACCAGTCATAACCTGGAGCTGGTGGCCGGCACGCCGTCGTCGGCGCTGGGCTCCACGCGCGACAAGCCCGACGAAAAATACTGCGCCGAGATCTTCAACGTGCTGCGCGCGCACGAGATCGAGCATTTCTTCTACATCGGCGGCAACGATTCCTCCGACACCGTGCGCATCGTCAGCGAGCAGGCGCGCGCGGCCGGCTACCCGCTGCGGGCGATCCATATACCCAAGACGATCGACAACGACCTGGTGGGCAGCGACCACACGCCGGGCTTCCCGTCTGCCGCGCGCTTCGTGGCGCAGGCGTTCGCAGGCGCGAACCTGGACAACGCGTCGCTGCCCGGCGTCTACGTCGGCGTCGTCATGGGCCGGCACGCAGGCTTCCTGACGGCCGCTTCCGCACTGGGCAAGAAATTCCCCGACGACGGTCCGCACCTGATCTACCTGCCCGAGCGCGTGTTCGAGCTGGAGCGCTTCCTGGCCGACGTCAAGGCGACCTACGAGCGCTTCGGCCGCTGCGTCATCGCCGTCTCGGAGGGCATCCACGACGCCAGCGGCGCGCCCATCGCGACCTTGCTGGCCAAGGAAGTGGAGCAGGACGCACACGGCAACGTGCAGCTGTCCGGCACCGGTGCGCTGGCGGATCTGCTGTGCGACGCGATCAAGGCGCGCCTGGGCATCAGACGCGTGCGCGGCGATACGTTCGGCTACCTGCAGCGCTCCTTCATCGGCTGCGTCTCCGACGTGGACCAGCGCGAGGCGCGCGAGGTGGGTGAAAAAGCGGTGCAGTTCGCGCTTTGGGGCCAGGCCGACGGCTCCGTCGCGATCCGCCGCACGGGCTTTTACTCGGCCGATTACGCCCTGCTGCCGCTGGCGGACGTGGCGGGCAAGACCCGCACGATGGAAGACGAATTCATCGCCGCCAGCGGCACGGACGTGACAGATGCGTTCCGCCTCTACCTGCGCCCGCTGCTGGGCTCGGGCATGCCGGATGCGTTCCGGCTGCGGCCGGCGCCGGTGGCGAAGATCCTCAAGCGCTGA
- a CDS encoding penicillin acylase family protein translates to MPCKLNVAALAALSLLSACGGGDHRPPDKPRLHASIARTSFGIPHIQAANEEGLGYGIGYAYAEDNFCLLASEVATVNGERSRHFGPDGATSDNPELVVSNLDSDFFFRQWNDDESVATAWAAQPAEVQALMRGYVAGVNRYLAQHGAAGLPQACRNGSWVRPLTERDVIRLMRRITMTTTAWIGDIATTQPPGAASATRAPARKRLAPRITASNAVAVGADASAHGGGLLLGQPHLPWDEAQRFYQLHLTIPGKMDVMGATLPGLPAVAIGFTPQFAWTHTTDTAAHATVYALKLDPADPTRYLVDGQSRPLRRRTISVPVKLADGSLGTRSRTLYSTEDGPLISSGETLAWTGTTAYVLRDANAVNHRAVAQWYRMNVARSLAELKEANLQLAGNPWNNTIAVDRAGTTLMMDVTPVANLPDDVLAGCLVPELAHLADGGLFVLDGSRAACAWRDEPGAPQAGTVPTRRLPLLERRDYVQNANDSAWLSNPAAPLTGFSPLVSRDGVPQGARTRLALTALQARLRDSKLTADDLRAMALDDKVYLAELVLPDVRAWCGTAAVTAALRSGCAALSSWSGDAGYDANAGLPYLAAMLGEGPAQESAWLVPFDPRDPVNTPRALNYRDADVAQALAASLTRKVREFDAAGIAANAKLGDFQVSRRGGTTLPIHGGPGELGIFNTIDVADEARGGRFEVTGGTSYVQVVELGGGGPRAQALLAYSQSSDPASPHHLDQTRRFAQRQWVTLPFTAAEIAADPALRRQELKE, encoded by the coding sequence ATGCCTTGCAAACTGAATGTGGCGGCGCTGGCCGCCCTGTCCCTGCTGTCCGCCTGCGGTGGCGGCGACCATCGTCCTCCCGACAAGCCGCGCCTGCACGCGTCCATCGCGCGCACATCGTTCGGCATTCCCCATATCCAGGCCGCCAACGAGGAGGGCCTGGGCTACGGCATCGGCTATGCCTATGCCGAGGATAATTTCTGCCTGCTGGCCAGCGAGGTCGCCACCGTCAATGGCGAGCGTTCGCGCCATTTCGGCCCGGATGGTGCCACGTCCGACAATCCCGAGCTGGTCGTCAGCAACCTCGATTCCGACTTCTTCTTCCGCCAGTGGAACGACGACGAGAGTGTCGCCACCGCGTGGGCGGCGCAGCCGGCCGAAGTGCAGGCGCTGATGCGCGGCTACGTGGCCGGCGTCAACCGCTACCTGGCGCAGCATGGCGCCGCCGGCCTGCCGCAGGCATGCCGCAACGGCAGCTGGGTGCGGCCGCTGACGGAGCGCGACGTGATCCGGCTGATGCGGCGCATCACGATGACCACCACGGCCTGGATCGGCGATATCGCGACGACCCAGCCGCCCGGCGCGGCCTCGGCCACGCGCGCGCCGGCACGCAAGCGGCTGGCGCCGCGCATCACAGCCAGCAATGCGGTGGCCGTGGGCGCCGACGCCAGCGCCCACGGCGGTGGCCTGCTGCTGGGCCAGCCGCACCTGCCGTGGGACGAGGCGCAGCGCTTCTATCAACTGCACCTGACGATCCCGGGCAAGATGGACGTGATGGGCGCCACCTTGCCCGGCCTGCCGGCCGTGGCGATCGGTTTCACGCCGCAATTCGCCTGGACCCACACGACCGACACCGCGGCGCACGCCACCGTGTATGCGCTCAAGCTCGACCCGGCCGATCCGACCCGCTATCTGGTCGATGGCCAGTCACGCCCGCTGCGGCGCCGTACCATCAGCGTGCCGGTCAAGCTGGCCGACGGCAGCCTGGGCACGCGCAGCCGCACCTTGTACAGCACGGAAGATGGCCCCCTGATCAGCTCCGGCGAGACGCTGGCGTGGACCGGCACGACCGCCTACGTGCTGCGCGACGCCAACGCCGTCAACCACCGCGCCGTGGCGCAGTGGTACCGCATGAACGTGGCGCGCTCGCTGGCCGAACTAAAGGAAGCCAACCTGCAACTGGCCGGCAATCCCTGGAACAACACGATTGCCGTTGACCGCGCCGGCACCACGCTGATGATGGACGTGACGCCGGTCGCCAACCTTCCCGACGACGTGCTGGCAGGCTGCCTCGTGCCTGAACTGGCGCACCTGGCGGACGGCGGCCTGTTCGTGCTGGACGGCAGCCGGGCCGCCTGCGCCTGGCGCGACGAACCCGGCGCGCCGCAGGCGGGCACCGTGCCGACGCGCCGGCTACCGCTGCTGGAGCGGCGCGACTACGTGCAGAACGCCAACGACAGCGCCTGGCTGAGCAACCCGGCCGCGCCGCTGACGGGCTTTTCGCCGCTGGTCTCGCGCGACGGCGTGCCGCAGGGCGCCCGCACCCGGCTGGCGTTGACGGCACTGCAGGCGCGGCTGCGCGACAGCAAGCTTACGGCGGACGACTTGCGCGCCATGGCGCTGGACGACAAGGTCTACCTGGCGGAACTCGTGTTACCCGACGTACGCGCCTGGTGCGGCACGGCGGCCGTGACGGCGGCGTTGCGCAGCGGGTGCGCGGCGCTGTCGTCATGGTCGGGCGACGCCGGCTACGACGCCAACGCGGGCCTGCCGTATCTCGCGGCGATGCTGGGCGAGGGGCCCGCGCAGGAGAGCGCCTGGCTGGTGCCGTTCGACCCGCGTGACCCCGTCAACACCCCGCGCGCCCTGAACTACCGCGATGCGGACGTGGCGCAAGCGCTGGCCGCGAGCCTGACACGCAAGGTGCGCGAATTCGACGCCGCCGGCATCGCGGCCAATGCGAAACTGGGCGACTTCCAGGTCAGCCGGCGCGGCGGCACCACGCTGCCGATCCACGGTGGCCCGGGCGAGCTGGGCATCTTCAACACGATCGACGTGGCCGATGAGGCGCGCGGCGGGCGCTTCGAGGTCACCGGTGGCACCAGCTACGTGCAGGTAGTGGAACTGGGCGGCGGCGGCCCGCGCGCGCAGGCGCTGCTGGCCTATTCGCAGTCGAGCGATCCGGCCTCGCCGCACCACCTGGACCAGACCCGGCGCTTCGCCCAGCGCCAGTGGGTGACGCTGCCGTTCACGGCGGCGGAGATCGCCGCCGATCCCGCGCTGCGCCGGCAGGAACTCAAGGAGTAG
- a CDS encoding S9 family peptidase: MRAVSLLCASLLCAFLTTGAVAQTVQTAPPPAAAFFSNPAFTGGVLSPSGRYLAAKVEGKTGRDALAVVDLSDKSARVVAGFADADIGTVQWVNDERLLFDSTDKQIASGAMEFAPGLYTVRHDGTKFRQLAERRGYFIRDGSRQDMLPWHTYMMDETGKQDSDYVYVRDIGFAGHAIRSVDLLRLNVATGATSHVNVPFTPIGWMLDNDGEPRLAKSRDKGKVSIWLRDRATDKWRVLTTFDAYVTDHDAFEPLGFGPDGTLYARAWQGADQAAIYKVDLRTGTLGTTPVLRVDGFDFTGHLVADATRLLGVRYQGDALDTAWFDPAFKAIQADVDAKLPGTVNLISVPRRPETPHVLVTAYSDVQPSVYFIYDTATRKLDFVGQARKDIQAKAMGHQSFVTYTARDGLKIPAMLTLPPGVAANQPGVAPVPKNLPLVVLVHGGPYVRGAYWRWDPEVQFLASRGYAVLEPEFRGSTGYGRQHFTRGLKQWGLAMQDDIADGTRWAIAQGYADPARVCIAGASYGGYATLMGLIRDPDLYRCGVEWAGVTDINLMYTGHWRYASDVPEEFKQYGMPQLIGDPVKDADQLKATSPLLQAARIRQPLLLAYGGADERVPLIHGTRFRDAVKAGNKDVEWIEYDDEGHGWSLPKNRIDFWTRVERFLDRHIGPGRKAPTP, translated from the coding sequence ATGCGAGCCGTTTCCCTTCTTTGCGCCAGCCTGCTGTGCGCCTTCCTGACCACCGGCGCGGTGGCGCAAACCGTGCAGACCGCACCGCCGCCCGCCGCCGCTTTCTTCTCCAACCCCGCCTTCACCGGCGGCGTGCTGTCGCCCAGCGGGCGCTACCTGGCCGCGAAAGTGGAGGGCAAAACGGGACGCGACGCGCTGGCCGTGGTCGACCTGTCCGATAAATCGGCCCGGGTGGTGGCGGGTTTTGCCGATGCCGACATCGGTACCGTCCAATGGGTCAACGACGAACGCCTGCTGTTCGACAGCACCGACAAGCAGATCGCCTCCGGCGCCATGGAATTCGCGCCGGGCTTGTACACGGTGCGGCACGACGGTACCAAGTTCCGCCAGCTGGCCGAACGGCGCGGCTACTTCATCCGCGACGGCAGCCGCCAGGACATGCTGCCCTGGCACACCTACATGATGGACGAGACGGGCAAGCAGGATTCCGACTACGTGTACGTGCGCGACATCGGCTTTGCCGGCCACGCCATCCGCTCGGTCGACCTGCTGCGCCTGAACGTGGCGACCGGCGCGACCAGCCACGTCAACGTACCGTTCACGCCGATCGGCTGGATGCTGGACAACGATGGCGAGCCGCGCCTGGCCAAGTCGCGCGACAAGGGCAAGGTGTCGATCTGGCTGCGCGACCGCGCCACCGACAAATGGCGCGTGCTGACGACGTTCGACGCCTACGTGACCGACCACGACGCCTTCGAGCCGCTGGGCTTCGGGCCGGACGGCACGCTGTACGCGCGTGCCTGGCAGGGCGCCGACCAGGCCGCGATCTACAAGGTGGACCTGCGCACCGGCACGCTCGGCACCACGCCCGTGCTGCGCGTGGATGGCTTCGACTTTACCGGCCACCTGGTCGCCGATGCCACCCGCCTGCTGGGCGTGCGCTACCAGGGCGACGCGCTCGACACGGCGTGGTTCGACCCGGCGTTCAAGGCGATCCAGGCGGACGTCGACGCCAAGCTGCCCGGCACCGTCAACCTGATCAGCGTGCCGCGCCGGCCGGAAACGCCGCACGTGCTCGTCACGGCGTATTCCGACGTGCAGCCGAGCGTCTACTTCATCTACGACACGGCCACGCGCAAGCTGGATTTCGTCGGCCAGGCCCGCAAGGATATCCAGGCCAAGGCGATGGGCCACCAGAGCTTCGTCACCTACACGGCGCGCGACGGCCTGAAGATCCCGGCGATGCTGACCTTGCCGCCGGGCGTCGCCGCCAACCAGCCCGGCGTGGCGCCGGTGCCGAAAAACCTGCCGCTGGTCGTGCTGGTGCATGGCGGGCCGTATGTGCGCGGTGCCTACTGGCGCTGGGACCCGGAGGTGCAGTTCCTGGCCTCGCGCGGCTACGCCGTGCTGGAGCCCGAGTTCCGCGGCAGCACGGGCTACGGCCGCCAGCACTTCACGCGCGGCCTGAAACAATGGGGCCTGGCGATGCAGGACGATATCGCCGACGGCACCCGCTGGGCCATCGCCCAGGGCTACGCCGACCCGGCACGCGTCTGCATCGCCGGCGCCAGCTACGGCGGCTATGCCACCCTGATGGGACTGATCCGCGACCCCGACCTGTACCGCTGCGGCGTCGAGTGGGCCGGCGTCACGGACATCAACCTGATGTACACCGGCCACTGGCGCTACGCGTCGGACGTGCCGGAAGAATTCAAGCAGTACGGCATGCCGCAGCTGATCGGCGACCCGGTCAAGGATGCCGACCAGCTGAAGGCCACCTCGCCGCTGCTGCAGGCGGCGCGCATCCGCCAGCCGCTGCTGCTGGCCTACGGCGGCGCCGACGAACGCGTGCCGCTGATCCACGGCACCCGCTTCCGCGATGCCGTCAAGGCCGGCAACAAGGACGTCGAGTGGATCGAGTACGACGACGAGGGCCACGGCTGGTCGCTGCCGAAGAACCGCATCGACTTCTGGACCCGGGTGGAGCGCTTCCTCGACCGCCACATCGGTCCCGGCCGCAAGGCCCCTACTCCTTGA
- the trbK gene encoding entry exclusion lipoprotein TrbK, which yields MNTMPTLALLCASAILTVACSGKVDPQLTADQMTLSDATCAQGEVDKIADEAVRKAFAARCARRVTAAQ from the coding sequence ATGAATACGATGCCCACTCTCGCGCTGCTGTGCGCCAGCGCCATCCTGACCGTCGCCTGCAGCGGCAAGGTCGATCCGCAACTGACGGCCGACCAGATGACCCTGAGCGACGCCACCTGCGCCCAGGGCGAAGTCGACAAGATCGCCGACGAAGCCGTGCGCAAGGCCTTCGCGGCCCGCTGCGCGCGGCGCGTCACGGCCGCGCAGTAA